Proteins encoded in a region of the Variovorax sp. PAMC 28711 genome:
- a CDS encoding S41 family peptidase, translating to MGHKLKITGWVAAGAVAGVLTTVSLQTVARGSLAPLPLEELQQLAAVFGMVKSDYVEPVDEKKLISDAISGMVAGLDPHSQYFDKKSFKEFREGTTGRFVGVGIEISQEDGLIKVVSPIEGSPAFRAGLKPNDLITKIDDTAVRGLSLNEAVKRMRGEASTKVLLTIFRKDENRTFPVTITREEIRTQSVRGKIIDPGYGWIRVSQFQERTVDDFVKKVEELYKADPNMKGLVLDLRNDPGGLLDAAVAISAAFLPENVTVVTTDGQLAESKSIYKAAPEFYQRRAGSDPLKGLPASLKSIPLVVLVNEGSASASEIVAGALQDHKRGTIMGSQTFGKGSVQTVRPLGPDTGLKITTARYYTPSGTSIQAKGIVPNVLVDETAEGSPYAALRTREADLEKHLASGQGPESKNPEREKARDEARKRLEEEAKKPPQDRKVPEFGAADDFPLMQALAQLKGTPVLVSKTQVERKEEKKEN from the coding sequence ATGGGCCACAAATTGAAGATCACAGGCTGGGTCGCCGCCGGCGCCGTTGCCGGCGTCTTGACCACCGTCTCGCTGCAGACGGTCGCACGGGGCTCTCTCGCCCCGTTGCCGCTTGAAGAATTGCAACAGCTCGCTGCCGTTTTCGGCATGGTGAAGAGCGACTACGTCGAACCTGTCGACGAGAAGAAACTCATCTCCGACGCGATCTCCGGCATGGTCGCCGGGCTCGATCCGCATTCGCAGTACTTCGACAAGAAGTCTTTCAAGGAATTCCGCGAAGGCACGACGGGTCGCTTCGTCGGTGTCGGCATCGAGATCTCGCAGGAAGACGGGCTCATCAAGGTGGTCTCGCCGATCGAAGGCTCCCCGGCTTTCCGTGCGGGCCTGAAGCCCAACGACCTGATCACCAAAATCGACGACACCGCCGTGCGCGGCCTGAGTCTCAACGAGGCCGTGAAGCGCATGCGCGGAGAAGCCAGCACCAAGGTGCTGCTCACCATCTTCCGCAAGGATGAGAACCGCACCTTCCCGGTCACGATCACGCGCGAAGAAATCCGCACGCAATCGGTCCGCGGCAAGATCATCGATCCGGGCTACGGCTGGATTCGCGTGTCGCAATTCCAGGAACGCACGGTCGACGATTTCGTCAAGAAGGTCGAAGAGCTCTACAAGGCCGATCCGAACATGAAGGGCCTGGTGCTCGACCTGCGCAACGACCCGGGTGGCCTGCTCGACGCGGCCGTGGCGATCTCCGCCGCCTTCCTTCCTGAAAACGTCACCGTGGTCACGACCGACGGCCAACTGGCCGAAAGCAAGTCGATCTACAAGGCGGCGCCGGAGTTCTACCAGCGCCGTGCCGGCAGCGACCCGCTCAAGGGCCTGCCCGCGAGCCTCAAGTCGATCCCGCTGGTGGTGCTGGTGAACGAAGGCTCGGCCTCGGCCAGCGAAATTGTGGCCGGCGCTTTGCAGGACCACAAGCGCGGCACGATCATGGGCAGCCAGACCTTCGGCAAGGGTTCGGTGCAAACGGTGCGTCCGCTCGGCCCCGACACCGGCCTCAAGATCACCACTGCGCGCTACTACACGCCGAGCGGTACGTCGATTCAGGCCAAGGGCATCGTGCCCAACGTGCTGGTCGACGAGACCGCCGAAGGCAGCCCGTACGCCGCGCTGCGCACCCGCGAAGCCGACCTCGAGAAGCATCTGGCCAGCGGCCAAGGGCCCGAGTCGAAGAATCCGGAACGCGAGAAGGCCCGCGACGAAGCCCGCAAGCGCCTCGAAGAAGAAGCAAAGAAGCCGCCGCAGGACCGCAAGGTGCCGGAGTTCGGTGCGGCCGACGACTTCCCGCTGATGCAGGCGCTGGCGCAGCTCAAAGGCACGCCGGTGCTGGTGAGCAAGACGCAGGTCGAGCGCAAGGAAGAGAAGAAGGAAAACTGA
- a CDS encoding HesA/MoeB/ThiF family protein, which produces MDDGDLLRYSRHILLEEFGIDGQERVSAARVLVVGVGGLGSPVALYLAAAGVGHLTLVDDDEVDLTNLHRQIAHTTARVGQLKVDSAAIAMRDINPDVTVEPIRLRLDGTRLQELVAGVDLVIDCCDNFATRQAVNRACVAHRKPLVAGAAIRFDGQLSVYDTRDADSPCYACVFPPNAVFEETRCAVMGVFAPVVGTIGTLQAHESLKLLSGISPSLIGTLLMFDGRHTRFERVHIARDPQCPVCSRRDD; this is translated from the coding sequence ATGGACGACGGCGACCTGCTGCGCTATTCCCGGCACATCCTGCTGGAAGAATTCGGCATCGACGGGCAGGAGCGGGTCAGCGCGGCCCGCGTGCTCGTAGTCGGCGTCGGCGGTCTCGGCTCGCCAGTGGCGCTGTACCTGGCCGCCGCCGGTGTCGGCCACCTCACGCTGGTGGACGACGACGAGGTCGATCTCACCAACCTGCACCGGCAAATCGCGCACACGACGGCGCGCGTCGGCCAACTCAAAGTCGATTCCGCAGCTATCGCGATGCGCGATATCAACCCCGATGTCACCGTCGAGCCGATCCGTCTCCGGCTGGACGGTACGCGGCTTCAGGAACTGGTCGCGGGCGTGGATCTGGTGATCGATTGCTGCGACAACTTCGCCACGCGCCAAGCCGTCAATCGCGCCTGCGTGGCGCATCGCAAGCCGCTGGTCGCGGGCGCGGCGATACGCTTCGACGGCCAGCTCAGTGTGTACGACACCCGCGACGCCGATTCACCTTGCTATGCCTGCGTGTTCCCGCCCAACGCCGTCTTCGAAGAAACGCGTTGTGCGGTGATGGGCGTTTTCGCGCCCGTGGTCGGCACCATCGGCACGCTGCAGGCTCACGAGTCGCTCAAGCTGCTCTCGGGGATTTCACCATCGCTCATCGGAACGTTGCTGATGTTCGATGGTCGACACACGCGCTTCGAGCGCGTGCACATCGCGCGCGATCCGCAGTGCCCTGTGTGCAGTCGTCGCGACGACTGA